One Solibacillus sp. R5-41 DNA segment encodes these proteins:
- a CDS encoding ROK family protein, with translation MWILSGDIGGTKLALAISKVEEPEKLVKQIEVKSPQQSDALFKAMIDGFQSMLENELGDVTKVSVGLPGVLDIEKGLVIYQQNLPWRQFPLVDKLQAHYPNVEIKMETDMTTAANGEYKIRHFQKETMIYMTISTGIACCTIHDGKILRGAGIPGEVGFSLTREGEYLEWMGSGPALQKMMQEKTGDDATLEQFFERYYKNDPLIMPVIQTWQEEVAHKIHTFLMLLDPHVIVLGGGVMNHHPQMVKEIAEKVDAYFTLPFFEHKKGRIQASINKGNAGLIGAALF, from the coding sequence ATGTGGATTTTAAGTGGTGATATAGGTGGGACAAAATTAGCGCTCGCAATATCGAAAGTAGAGGAGCCGGAAAAGCTCGTTAAACAAATAGAAGTGAAAAGCCCGCAGCAATCTGATGCGTTATTCAAGGCAATGATTGATGGTTTTCAGAGCATGCTTGAAAATGAGTTAGGTGACGTGACAAAGGTTTCAGTAGGTTTACCAGGTGTCCTCGATATTGAGAAGGGACTCGTCATCTATCAACAAAATTTACCGTGGCGTCAATTCCCGCTCGTCGATAAATTGCAGGCACACTACCCGAATGTGGAAATTAAAATGGAAACGGATATGACCACAGCAGCAAATGGTGAATATAAAATCCGTCATTTTCAGAAAGAAACGATGATTTATATGACCATTAGTACCGGAATTGCTTGCTGTACAATTCATGATGGGAAGATTTTGCGCGGCGCAGGTATACCAGGAGAAGTTGGATTTTCCTTAACGCGTGAAGGAGAGTATTTAGAGTGGATGGGATCAGGACCTGCACTACAAAAAATGATGCAAGAAAAAACAGGTGATGATGCAACGCTCGAACAATTTTTCGAGCGCTATTATAAAAATGATCCGCTTATTATGCCGGTTATCCAAACTTGGCAAGAAGAGGTTGCACATAAAATTCATACGTTTTTAATGTTACTCGACCCCCATGTTATTGTCCTTGGTGGAGGTGTTATGAACCATCATCCACAAATGGTAAAGGAAATTGCGGAGAAGGTGGATGCTTACTTCACATTGCCCTTTTTTGAACATAAAAAAGGACGCATACAAGCAAGTATAAACAAAGGAAATGCTGGTTTAATAGGGGCAGCGTTATTTTAG
- a CDS encoding GNAT family N-acetyltransferase → MKLIKGDEIRKNEQLMKSFFQFSEETFQLQFEQWAQLGYWNDSYCCYAFEDKGEIVANVSTSIGTMILEGQAYQSVQIGTVMTKPGYQGQGLSRKLMEAALEDVQQAQFVYLFANASVLQFYTKFGFEKRRQATYHVKTADFKLQLTEVKKLDMNEPKARELLYETIMHRLPISMKMSMLQNEDIVMYHALTQYKDCIYYVPKLKAIIICQEEDGVLELIDVISKYPIGVVDVLQNLPITAPSIQLCFTPDELTIPVVQGIFEDDGAMFVKEQSKMHYPNNVLYPYSGLA, encoded by the coding sequence ATGAAATTGATTAAGGGTGACGAAATTCGTAAAAATGAGCAACTGATGAAAAGCTTCTTTCAATTTAGTGAAGAAACGTTTCAACTGCAATTTGAACAATGGGCACAGCTAGGTTATTGGAATGATAGTTATTGTTGCTATGCGTTTGAAGACAAAGGTGAAATTGTCGCGAACGTTTCTACTAGTATAGGTACGATGATTTTAGAGGGACAAGCGTATCAATCGGTGCAAATCGGGACGGTTATGACGAAGCCGGGCTATCAAGGGCAAGGTTTATCTCGAAAGCTAATGGAAGCTGCATTAGAAGATGTACAACAGGCTCAGTTTGTTTATTTGTTTGCAAATGCATCGGTTCTTCAGTTTTATACTAAATTTGGTTTTGAAAAAAGAAGGCAGGCAACCTATCATGTGAAAACGGCTGATTTTAAATTACAGTTAACAGAAGTAAAGAAGCTTGATATGAATGAGCCAAAAGCACGTGAATTATTGTATGAAACGATTATGCACCGATTGCCAATTAGCATGAAAATGAGCATGCTTCAAAACGAAGATATTGTCATGTATCATGCATTAACACAATATAAGGATTGTATTTACTATGTACCAAAGCTGAAGGCAATCATTATTTGTCAGGAAGAAGATGGTGTACTCGAACTGATAGATGTCATTTCAAAGTATCCAATAGGTGTCGTAGATGTATTACAAAACTTGCCTATCACAGCACCATCTATTCAACTTTGCTTCACACCAGATGAACTAACGATTCCGGTTGTACAAGGTATTTTTGAAGATGATGGCGCGATGTTTGTGAAAGAGCAATCTAAAATGCATTATCCGAATAATGTGCTATATCCGTATAGTGGCTTAGCGTGA